Proteins encoded in a region of the Marinomonas maritima genome:
- a CDS encoding ROK family transcriptional regulator, translating to MKSSGSTSEQSRVYNERIILHLVRQHPEISRVSIAERTGLSTQTISVITSSLLERQLLTIVGKVTGRRGQPSIKLSINEKGAYGLGINVDRDHISAALLDFSGACVLLLEREVSFPTEDLAKKIAQDLIEEVKVTLGAGWSKVQGIGLARPDYMDSWLDTLVTDSGQRANLDGLKAALEYWQSDAFESWLAELTGVSCFCENDAVAAATSELLLASGSSKRHFFYLFVSTACGGSLVANGECYFGAHGKAGSFGLIPTATGKHGKWILEALSLSSLRRFLMANQVVWPVNEKGWHDAQYAPLINQWAAEVALEVTPALASVIALYDPEAVLIGGRLPAPVLAALIDRLESTLATHSMLPLPEIRVAQTGYTAGVLGAAVLPLYETFAPQQNVLLLSSKEK from the coding sequence ATGAAATCGTCAGGTAGTACCTCTGAACAAAGCCGTGTTTATAATGAACGGATCATTCTCCACTTGGTTCGACAACACCCAGAAATTTCTCGGGTGAGTATTGCTGAGCGCACAGGGTTGAGTACACAGACTATTTCGGTGATTACGTCTTCTTTACTTGAACGACAGTTACTCACTATTGTGGGTAAGGTAACCGGTCGTCGAGGACAGCCTTCCATTAAACTGAGTATTAATGAAAAAGGCGCTTATGGACTGGGGATTAATGTTGACCGAGATCATATCAGCGCGGCGTTGCTGGATTTTAGTGGCGCCTGTGTTTTGTTATTAGAACGAGAAGTGTCTTTTCCTACTGAGGATCTTGCTAAAAAAATTGCTCAAGACCTTATTGAAGAGGTAAAGGTAACACTGGGAGCAGGTTGGAGTAAGGTTCAAGGGATTGGCCTCGCTAGGCCCGACTATATGGACTCTTGGTTGGATACGTTGGTCACCGATTCAGGTCAAAGAGCCAATCTTGATGGGCTAAAAGCCGCATTAGAATATTGGCAGTCAGATGCTTTTGAATCATGGTTAGCGGAATTAACCGGTGTAAGCTGCTTTTGTGAAAACGACGCGGTGGCGGCGGCAACCAGTGAATTGTTGCTTGCTTCAGGTTCGTCTAAAAGACACTTCTTTTACCTTTTTGTCAGTACGGCTTGTGGTGGCAGTTTGGTGGCTAATGGTGAATGCTATTTTGGCGCGCATGGTAAAGCGGGCAGTTTTGGTTTAATTCCAACGGCCACTGGCAAACATGGTAAATGGATTCTTGAAGCGTTGTCCCTGTCCTCATTACGTCGATTTTTGATGGCAAATCAAGTCGTGTGGCCAGTCAATGAAAAAGGCTGGCATGATGCTCAGTACGCACCGCTTATAAACCAGTGGGCGGCCGAAGTGGCATTAGAAGTCACGCCGGCGCTGGCTTCCGTCATTGCATTATACGATCCTGAAGCGGTTCTCATTGGTGGGCGTTTGCCCGCGCCTGTTTTAGCGGCTTTAATTGACCGTCTTGAAAGTACCTTGGCGACCCATAGTATGCTGCCTCTTCCTGAGATCCGTGTTGCTCAAACTGGCTATACCGCAGGGGTGTTAGGAGCGGCTGTATTACCGCTATATGAGACGTTTGCACCACAGCAAAATGTATTATTATTGAGTTCAAAAGAGAAATAA
- a CDS encoding TyrR/PhhR family helix-turn-helix DNA-binding protein: MRLEIQCEDRIGMVREILDLFIPHQIDMRLVEMDTKRRCIYCGFLDIPFLQLQRLLAEIRRLESVEDVKTVIFTPFEREHNALYTLLEALPDGVISVDLKGEITMVTELAAEDLNVSIADLLHKPLQQFIKGISFSKETWANPKVGMSKRIRIRNKTLLLETKPFFVSDDDGIENPAGTVIYLKSELRLDRQAASLKQAPNAECHLEIYFQSAVIKSESMRRALAEAKAFAGMAMPLLVHGEVGTGKRDFIEALFQYWHKQQVDPEAQLIIRHARDMTCDAIVELDSLSGWFVITDIEYLDEQVQVDLANWLTRQPSVVSSFDASVRLISLSSLSRQQLSDGTTLNKSLYFALATLHLAMPSLRERREDIDGLVQQVILEQTERYRLPIPIVSKSALTKLALYSWPGNLKELQNICLQALLTLKGKAWTADDLMLPESSTMASLELINDSLEITLKQWEANLLRTLYPNFPSTRRLAKAVGMSHSAIANKLKEYGINTRLPD; this comes from the coding sequence ATGAGGTTAGAAATACAGTGCGAAGATAGAATCGGCATGGTGCGTGAAATCCTCGACTTATTCATACCGCATCAAATCGATATGCGTTTAGTGGAAATGGATACAAAGCGGCGTTGTATCTATTGTGGCTTTTTAGATATTCCTTTTCTTCAATTACAGCGCTTGCTTGCAGAAATTCGTCGTTTGGAGAGTGTTGAAGATGTAAAAACGGTCATTTTTACTCCTTTTGAAAGGGAGCATAATGCGCTTTATACCTTATTAGAAGCCTTGCCGGATGGTGTCATTTCGGTGGATCTAAAAGGCGAAATCACTATGGTTACTGAGCTAGCGGCTGAGGACCTGAATGTTTCGATTGCAGACCTATTGCATAAGCCATTACAGCAATTCATAAAAGGAATCAGTTTCTCTAAAGAGACGTGGGCGAATCCAAAAGTGGGGATGAGTAAACGGATTCGAATTCGAAATAAAACGTTACTGCTTGAGACGAAACCCTTCTTTGTGTCCGATGATGATGGTATTGAAAACCCAGCGGGAACGGTCATTTATTTAAAATCTGAATTACGCTTAGATCGTCAAGCAGCGAGTTTGAAACAGGCGCCTAATGCTGAATGCCATTTAGAAATATATTTCCAATCCGCCGTCATAAAAAGTGAGTCGATGAGACGTGCGTTAGCCGAGGCGAAAGCCTTTGCGGGAATGGCGATGCCGTTGCTCGTACACGGAGAAGTGGGAACAGGGAAGCGAGATTTCATCGAAGCCCTATTTCAGTATTGGCATAAACAGCAAGTGGACCCAGAAGCTCAGCTCATTATTCGTCATGCAAGAGACATGACATGCGATGCTATTGTTGAGCTAGATTCCTTGTCTGGCTGGTTTGTAATAACCGATATTGAGTATTTAGATGAACAGGTACAGGTGGATTTGGCCAATTGGCTTACTCGACAACCGAGTGTTGTCAGCAGCTTTGATGCCAGTGTGCGTTTGATTAGTCTGTCTTCCTTAAGTCGGCAACAACTGTCGGACGGTACGACATTAAATAAGAGCCTTTATTTTGCTTTAGCCACTTTGCATCTTGCTATGCCATCCCTTAGGGAGCGTAGAGAAGATATCGATGGATTGGTTCAACAAGTTATTTTGGAACAAACGGAACGTTATCGATTACCGATACCAATCGTATCGAAAAGCGCATTGACTAAATTGGCCTTGTATTCTTGGCCTGGAAACTTAAAGGAACTACAAAACATCTGTCTACAGGCGTTGTTGACATTGAAGGGCAAGGCATGGACAGCTGATGATTTGATGTTGCCAGAGTCTTCCACTATGGCGAGTTTGGAATTAATCAATGATTCATTGGAGATAACACTAAAACAATGGGAGGCGAACCTGTTAAGAACCTTGTACCCAAATTTCCCGAGTACGAGGCGTTTGGCAAAAGCGGTTGGTATGAGCCACAGTGCGATAGCAAATAAGCTGAAGGAATATGGTATTAATACAAGATTGCCAGATTGA